The following coding sequences are from one Leguminivora glycinivorella isolate SPB_JAAS2020 chromosome 7, LegGlyc_1.1, whole genome shotgun sequence window:
- the LOC125228284 gene encoding 39S ribosomal protein L21, mitochondrial has protein sequence MAMIRAGLQKLATAFTGSQGGILSRFVTNLIPRENTAVDTQKDVIATCNKLIEQRASRNFAIVHLLGKQWRVTDGDLVVVEGYWPPNIGDKIKLDKVLLAATKDFSLIGRPLVQPGLVNVTATVISKGLSHTRVHFKKKRRKQYMRINFQRAEQTMLRINSIEIANKINEAPKNVF, from the exons ATGGCTATGATTCGGGCAGGTTTGCAAAAACTTGCAACTGCTTTTACCGGCAGCCAAG GAGGCATTTTATCAAGATTTGTAACTAATTTAATACCCCGAGAGAACACAGCAGTTGACACGCAGAAAGATGTCATAGCAACATGCAACAAACTTATTGAGCAGAGAGCCTCCAGGAACTTCGCTATTGTGCATCTACTGGGCAAACAGTGGCGCGTAACAGACGGCGACTTAGTTGTTGTCGAAGGTTACTGGCCACCGAACATCggagataaaataaaactagaCAAAGTTTTACTTGCAGCCACTAAGGATTTCTCACTTATCGGAAGACCATTGGTTCAACCAGGCTTGGTCAATGTCACTGCTACAGTAATATCTAAAGGCCTGTCTCACACTCGCGTGCATTTCAAGAAGAAGAGGAGGAAGCAGTATATGAGAATTAACTTCCAACGAGCGGAACAGACAATGCTGCGGATCAACTCTATTGAGATAGCTAATAAGATCAATGAAGCACCGAAGAATGTCTTTTAA